TCATCTAAGACGAATACTTCATAAATAAATCCGATTGTTTTATTTGAAAACTGGTCTATGCTTCCTCCTAGAAGAATCCAACCCTTTAATTCATTGTTTTCTGTTGCTATCAAATAGTAACTACCTTTTTTGAGGATCGATTCTATCAGTTCTTTTGCTTTTTCAAGCGTTGGTTTTGTTAGACCCAAAGTGCCTTCAAATAATGCTTGTGGAGAAAGTGCCACTATCTTTTCTATTTCCAACTCATTTGGTTTTCTTATATCCATTGACTTAACTCAACTCCTCGACATTAATTAGATATATTTGTTCATTAAACCCACCTCGTTCTTCAAGTTTCTTTTGCCTTATTCTTTCAATATCTTTGAACTCTTTTCCGTG
The nucleotide sequence above comes from Paraliobacillus zengyii. Encoded proteins:
- a CDS encoding GNAT family N-acetyltransferase, producing the protein MDIRKPNELEIEKIVALSPQALFEGTLGLTKPTLEKAKELIESILKKGSYYLIATENNELKGWILLGGSIDQFSNKTIGFIYEVFVLDEYRGKSISKQLIKIGIEQLKQEGYSEVRLSVFEGNQAIKIYEGLGFENRTITMSRPL